From the genome of Medicago truncatula cultivar Jemalong A17 chromosome 2, MtrunA17r5.0-ANR, whole genome shotgun sequence:
tacattgttaatattttgacatgtttaaaaatattaaataaaaatgattaacatagtagtttttaataaaatatttgtttatttaatttgcaACAGTTGGTTTATTTAATTTGTCACCGTCGGAATACCGCAACACCGTCgcttaaggctttgtttgggagttgggttttggaggggaggggagggaaaggAAAGGTTTGTGAGTGCTAAACCCTTGTTtgtgagttttaaaaaaacaagggaaaggttttggggggttttgaaggggttaatttgtccaattttaGAGTTCCCCCAATTTGGGGGGTTTTGGAGGGTTAAAGATGCAAATTGACCATATTACCCTTACAATAatacaaaattccaattttagccCTAACCTAATTTCATCTCATTCTAACGATTCATTTCACTGTAACTGTGCACGCTCTCTCTTCTCCCGACGGCGACGTGAATGGCGATCTCAACCTGAACGGCGGCGAACGGCGGCGAGCGGCGGAGAAGGAAGCTGAACAACACAGTTTCCTTCATCTCTCTCGATCCTCTTTCTTCTGGTATCAATCTCAAACTATCTTCCATTCTTTTccaatttcttttccttttgctatttcattcatgaattgatttatgttttgttgtttgattcacgatttgatttatgtttttgtgtttgattcacaatttgatttctgttttgctatttgattttttagagTGAATCATATCTACTCAATGGATACTGTATAATCACTATTATTATGATTTcactattattataaataaatgttgtttgtttcacaaaaatgtattattttgtgTTGGATTCAGTTTAAATGGATCATGAAATGGCTCGTCAAACAATTATGGAATTGATTAGATGGAGAGCAAGACTTCGAATGACACTTGTTCATGTCATACGTCTTATAGTTTGTTACTATAGGATTAAAATCCATTCTCAAAGTAGGATAGTTGATCGTAGTTTGACTCTTGAGAAGGATAGAGTACGCAATAAGATAATGAATATAGTTGCTACTAGTGAAGGTCGGAAGATAATAAGAATGAGTCCTAAGGCGTTTTTGGATTTATGCTCTATATTACAACAAGAGGGTGGTCTTCTACCAACACAAAGGGTAACCGTAGAGGAACAAGTTGCTAAAACTCTTTACCTTCTAACACACAATGTTAGAAATAGAGAGATTCAATTCTGGTTCCGACGCTCTGGCGAAACTACTAGTCGTCATTTTCATCGGGTGCTCCGATCAATAATTGAGATAGGGCGTACCTATCTCAAACAACCAGATGGATCACGCATTCCGGTAGAAATTCTTGGAAATCATCGATTTTACCCCTACTTTAAGGATTGCGTTGGAGCAATTGATTGTACACATGTTCGTGTAAAAGTACCATTGGCTGAAGCTTCAAGGTATCGTGGTAGGAAAAGTTTTCCTACACAAAATGTGTTGTGTAacaccctctttgaattatttgatttatttaattatttaattgagtctaaaatttattaaaaagagtttaaaatatatttatttgattatgtgatttattaagtggcttatgttgttatttaatagattaagatttgaaaatagaaataagattgagttgagagtttgttatgagattttagagagttttgggggagaaagagaaataagataaaatagaaaaagggttataaataggagaaacctaatttagaaaaaacataacgtaggatcaattttggagaaaatggagaaaaagccgagaggagggagaagacctaggagtgctgcgattttcatctataaggtaagggtgggactaacattcaataatcttaagtcattgattctgaaaattggatttaacatgttgtaggttttagtttttgagaatttgggaattagggttaaaagtgattatttgatgattttctaaaataatgttttgggtcaagttttatatggttttgagtcttttttgatgtatataaatgtttagacaaactttgggatcaaatttgggcatagggaagttaaaattgggattttggggtgaaaagtgtgttttttcccgagttgctctctgacagcatgtcctgtttcatgttcttgcgtcatTTTCATACGTTTCTGTTTtcaattagcctttggtgtaaacatgaaagttgtagataattgtgttagctttacagtggcgtcggtttgacttgaaaatgatttttggtttatgagttatggtcaaattactgcacgtaggtcacagtgaatttttatgaatttcagcacaactttgtccgaatttgaaatgaaaactggtattgattggtaaaggattggtcttaggtgtaaacacgaaagttgtaggtataaatttTAGCTTTCTattgccgttggtttgacttcaaaaggatttatagaatttaagttatggtcaaattactgaacgtaggtcacagtgaataattgattatgattgatgaattagtatatgtatgtatatgttgtgaatctgatattgtccatgatcgatgaagtgttatatgtatatatgatgttttaagatgttgattatgatttgatgttgttatattgtgatataattgtatatgcattacttgaattatatgtgaataattgagacgttgttgacttgcatttgatattattatgtcatgctgtttttgtatactgttgtgttactgttgttatttaactaagctgcatgagccggtctaagttgattaagatgatgaagttccaaattattggattatataagaggttgtcgatttaagatattacgaggtcgagtccatgcattagcatttcattgttgggggcttgatgccctggagcctttgctcaattaagttgagggcttgatgccctgggagcctttttacgctcaaataaagttgagggcttgatgccctgggagcctatttacgctcaaagattggtaccacatgcatgattagaagattaagttgcatagtcaagaggttaagttgtcaggttgtcaagttatcaagttgtcgagttgttaaatcatgaaattgtttaaagctgtgattctttatataaactattaaagaagtgaattatgatatattattatctatgatgaatattatgatgattacatgatgttgtctatgagttgttaaatatgattgatgatgcttatgttgttaaatgtaattgatgaattatatgcttaatattattatttgtgaaatctcaccccttctgtttgcccaccatgggtaactaacaggtaaccaagaatagttgatgtcgtgtgagctttccttctcgtgtgtcttaggtgctctgatacgtaacgggatgggaactttgttatcgcttttctattccttacgtattgtttttgaagatttatgactatgtttttagattggatttttatgagacatttatgaagaggccttcgtgccaaagactgttttagttattgaaataaattccgctgcgaagtattaaagatcttgtatttaattttaaaggataaataattatttattcagtttatgattttaagaaaagaatgtgacattccgtttatgttgaaaaactctgattatttatgcgaaatttttatgttgggaaaacggggtgttacatgttGGTCGCATGTTCTTTTGATCTTAAGTTCACTTATGTTTTGCCTGGATGGGAGGGTACTGCTTCTGATTCTAGGATATTAAAACATGCACTACAGAGAAGAAATGGTCTCAAAATACCTAGAGGTAGTTAAAACTTATTGTTatcattttccctttttttccgCTTCTTTTTCTTATGTATGTTGGTAATAATTATTTGCTTTTAGGTAAGTTTTATATTCTTGATGCTGGATTCATGTTGAGAAAGGGGCTAATTACACCGTTTAGATCAACACGTTATCATTTGAAAGAATTCTCAGCCATAAATCCCCCTAGAACAGCTCAAGAGTTATTCAACCTTCGACATTCATCGTTGCGTAATGTTGTTGAAAGGGCTTTTGGGATTGTGAAGAAAAGATTTCCTATCATTTCAAGTGGCGCTGAAGCAACTTATGGAATCGATACTCAAAATTATATTAT
Proteins encoded in this window:
- the LOC112418998 gene encoding putative nuclease HARBI1; this translates as MNIVATSEGRKIIRMSPKAFLDLCSILQQEGGLLPTQRVTVEEQVAKTLYLLTHNVRNREIQFWFRRSGETTSRHFHRVLRSIIEIGRTYLKQPDGSRIPVEILGNHRFYPYFKDCVGAIDCTHVRVKVPLAEASRYRGRKSFPTQNVLVACSFDLKFTYVLPGWEGTASDSRILKHALQRRNGLKIPRGKFYILDAGFMLRKGLITPFRSTRYHLKEFSAINPPRTAQELFNLRHSSLRNVVERAFGIVKKRFPIISSGAEATYGIDTQNYIILACCILHNFLMGVDPDEDLIAEVDEEIANQSASQTGHGHIEVDEDEEHSHLGQNFRNSILGAMWTNYLSYHSR